The genomic DNA GAATAAGTTAGATCGAATAAGTAGTGAGTAATTaagccaaatcaaacaaaccctaataATAGTTAGTGTTATTTACATAAACGCATATACCATTGTACGGACGATAGTCACACAAAAAAATTGTCTTAATTTGTTaagaatcttaaaatttatatatccGTACGATTCTGTCAATATACTAGGTACTAATTAACTACTACTACATAAGCATTATCAAAAACATGTCTAGCCCACAAACAAATCACATTATCATGTgttatgtttatattttgatttgatataaAACTCCatctcaattatatatatatcatgtgtaTATATGAACCCGATGATTACAGtcatttaagaaaataatataacagaagcattaatattatttaattaggttcCCACAATTAATATATCTACATACAATtactaaagaaaacaaaaaaaatattttgaaaattggtaTCTAATAGATCTTGAGAATTCTGCATAAATTCTAGGGTTAATTACAAGGATAAACCATATATAtcatgttgttgttgttaataattaataacatagatccaattttaattattatcgaGCTGAAAAATGATGGATTAGTTACTACTAATTACACCTTAATACAACAGCTAGCAAGATCAGATTTTGAGTTTATCCCTAATTATACATGCACTATCAGTTGTTATAAATGAATTAGCTAGGattaattaatcttataattatCTTCTTGTTAAATTAAGCTAGATTGCTGGGATTAAGAAgctaattaaatgattaattaattaattagggaCAAAATGACATTAATACTTTCGATAATAATGTCTCCCAAAATGGAATGAAATGGATGATACTGCAGGAAGaagatattaaattaatttggcTTACGGAATTTGTTGTTTCTTCTTCATGGCCTGTTTGTTGTTATGCATCCAGACTTTGAAAACTTGCCTTTTTACTCCAAATTCATTGCAGAATTTCTTAACAAGATCTTCACTTTGTTTCTGGATCTTCCAACCCAAATTCTCAGCCAATTCATGCATTTTCTCCTTTTGTTCAGCCGTGAATTTCGTACGAAATCTCTTCTTCGATGATGAAGAACCAGGCTGTGACATGAATTGACCTCCCCCGCTCGAATGCAACATGTTTAGATCTTCACTAGAAGATTCCGCCGCCGTTCCTCCTCCTCCGCCGCCGCCGAACGCCATCATCATCGGCGGTATAGGATGACCCATTGGGTAATTGTGGCGGTGGTGCTGGTGGTACAGATGGTGTCCGGATGTTGGCGCCGCCGCTTGAGGCGGCGCGATGGGAATTTGGGGATTCATTATTCTTCCGTTTCTAACGGAACTATAAGGATTATATCCGGCGGTCGGTTCGCCCTCGACTTCTTTCCGATGGAAATTACGGTGACAGTTACAAGCTGCGCATTTAAGAGCGGTCTCTGAACCGTCGTCTCCGCCGCCGGGCATGAATTCGCCGCATCCATCGACGACATGTCCACCCATGTTTGCGGCGTGATTTTTAAGACACTCTTTATACATTACCGTAAACCCTGAT from Impatiens glandulifera chromosome 9, dImpGla2.1, whole genome shotgun sequence includes the following:
- the LOC124914845 gene encoding zinc-finger homeodomain protein 6-like, coding for MEMTGEERGRATMAMRFKIPSPLVEATRRNDSTLILNPSSLDNLHLVKQVQAISERNPDTDQDSDPDPPPPPGFTAANTSVTPPQQSAASSGFTVMYKECLKNHAANMGGHVVDGCGEFMPGGGDDGSETALKCAACNCHRNFHRKEVEGEPTAGYNPYSSVRNGRIMNPQIPIAPPQAAAPTSGHHLYHQHHRHNYPMGHPIPPMMMAFGGGGGGGTAAESSSEDLNMLHSSGGGQFMSQPGSSSSKKRFRTKFTAEQKEKMHELAENLGWKIQKQSEDLVKKFCNEFGVKRQVFKVWMHNNKQAMKKKQQIP